One genomic window of Ilyobacter polytropus DSM 2926 includes the following:
- the lepB gene encoding signal peptidase I: MEKEKIVINGIFYLFLTTCFLLLWIKEKEVVELIKEYRGAFSQKVISIFNIESPTTQKGVKKTVNFVETIGSALILVLIIQKFYLGNFLVPTGSMIPTIMPKDRIFGNMVVYSFKQPKREDIIVFREPVENKVLYTKRVMGLPGEEVKIEFGHLYINNKRIDSREYSNLGFIQYDTWTIPKKGDTVEIVPGADYTSEIKSEDIEEIQEFLLEKPGQLKEILPDVDFYVNGKKTGMILDYIHDKDMLDDILEGKTVKTQIDENYYMVLGDNTDGSYDSRMWGFVAENRIKGKAFVRFWPLNRMGLVK, encoded by the coding sequence ATGGAAAAAGAAAAAATAGTAATTAATGGAATTTTTTACCTATTTTTAACAACGTGTTTTCTTTTATTATGGATAAAAGAAAAGGAAGTGGTTGAACTCATTAAAGAGTATAGGGGAGCTTTCTCTCAAAAGGTAATTTCTATATTCAATATAGAGAGCCCCACAACTCAAAAGGGGGTAAAAAAGACTGTTAATTTTGTAGAAACAATAGGGTCTGCACTTATATTGGTTCTGATAATTCAAAAGTTTTATCTGGGAAATTTTCTTGTTCCAACGGGGTCAATGATACCCACAATTATGCCAAAAGACAGAATATTCGGAAACATGGTGGTTTATAGTTTTAAACAACCTAAAAGGGAAGATATAATCGTTTTTAGAGAACCAGTGGAAAATAAAGTATTATACACAAAGAGAGTCATGGGACTTCCAGGGGAAGAAGTAAAAATAGAGTTTGGACACCTCTACATAAATAACAAAAGAATAGATAGCAGAGAGTATTCTAATCTTGGATTTATACAGTATGACACTTGGACTATTCCCAAAAAAGGAGATACTGTAGAAATTGTTCCTGGAGCTGATTATACCTCTGAAATAAAAAGCGAGGATATAGAAGAAATTCAAGAATTTTTACTTGAAAAGCCTGGGCAGTTAAAAGAAATACTTCCAGATGTTGATTTTTATGTAAATGGGAAAAAAACCGGAATGATTTTGGATTATATACATGATAAGGATATGCTAGATGATATTTTAGAAGGAAAAACTGTAAAAACTCAAATTGATGAAAATTATTATATGGTTTTAGGAGACAACACAGATGGAAGTTATGACTCTAGAATGTGGGGGTTTGTCGCTGAGAATAGAATAAAAGGAAAGGCATTTGTAAGATTCTGGCCGTTAAACAGGATGGGATTGGTCAAATAA
- the rimI gene encoding ribosomal protein S18-alanine N-acetyltransferase: MQIIQGMDTDNIEELYQLEKKYFPGNYYSRDSLFKMLENSRYYFWGVWKKERLIGYVILLDSIDIFEIIKIAVNTSCRNQGIGEKMLRTILQNVEKNIHLEVRESNLAAIKLYEKMGFKNLFKRKDYYGDTGEDALVMALSKQ; this comes from the coding sequence ATGCAAATAATTCAAGGTATGGATACAGACAATATAGAGGAACTTTACCAGTTGGAGAAAAAATACTTTCCTGGAAATTACTATAGCAGGGATTCTTTATTTAAGATGCTTGAAAATAGCAGGTATTATTTTTGGGGAGTCTGGAAAAAGGAAAGATTAATAGGATATGTTATCCTTTTAGATAGTATCGATATTTTCGAGATAATCAAAATAGCTGTAAACACAAGTTGTAGGAACCAAGGTATAGGGGAGAAAATGCTAAGAACTATATTACAAAATGTTGAAAAAAATATACATCTAGAAGTCAGAGAAAGTAATCTGGCAGCTATAAAATTATATGAAAAAATGGGATTTAAAAATCTCTTTAAAAGGAAAGATTACTACGGTGATACAGGGGAAGATGCTTTGGTAATGGCACTAAGTAAACAATGA
- a CDS encoding class I SAM-dependent DNA methyltransferase: MYQEFAKVYDKFMELADYDEWHDFVSYVIEGNNPGGKTLLDLGCGTGEVLKRFLEEYECTGVDISEDMLLVTREKLNDLGKDVPLLCQDMKELSLDKKYDIVISLFDTVNHLVSIGDLEKLFERIKIHLNTKGIYIFDVVDRNFMDEMFPDGFFIDQREDMTVIWEHYFEDQLDCIETTFFVEEKEGLYKKYREKHIKKIYTHKEIQEAAEKSGLHVENIYEESSLAGERFFYVIKK; encoded by the coding sequence ATGTACCAGGAATTTGCAAAAGTTTATGACAAGTTTATGGAGTTAGCTGATTATGACGAATGGCATGACTTTGTATCCTATGTTATAGAAGGAAATAATCCCGGTGGAAAGACCTTGCTAGACCTGGGATGTGGAACTGGCGAAGTACTAAAAAGGTTTTTAGAAGAGTATGAGTGTACAGGTGTTGACATTTCTGAGGATATGCTTTTGGTTACTAGAGAAAAACTGAACGATTTAGGAAAGGATGTTCCGTTACTGTGTCAAGATATGAAAGAGCTTAGTCTGGATAAAAAGTACGACATAGTAATATCTTTGTTTGACACTGTGAATCATCTTGTGAGTATAGGGGATTTAGAAAAACTTTTTGAGAGAATAAAAATTCATTTGAATACCAAGGGGATATACATATTTGATGTTGTAGACAGAAACTTCATGGATGAGATGTTTCCTGATGGATTTTTTATAGACCAACGAGAGGATATGACAGTGATCTGGGAACATTATTTTGAAGATCAACTAGATTGTATAGAGACAACTTTTTTTGTAGAAGAAAAAGAAGGCCTGTATAAAAAGTACAGGGAAAAGCACATTAAAAAAATTTATACTCATAAAGAGATACAGGAAGCTGCCGAGAAATCTGGACTTCATGTGGAAAATATCTATGAAGAAAGCAGTCTTGCTGGGGAGCGTTTTTTTTATGTAATAAAGAAATAG
- the atpE gene encoding ATP synthase F0 subunit C, which translates to MDMLLAKTVVLAASAVGAGTAMIAGIGPGVGQGYAAGKAVESVARQPEAKGDIISTMVLGQAVAESTGIYSLVIALILLYANPFVGLLG; encoded by the coding sequence ATGGATATGTTATTAGCTAAAACTGTAGTATTAGCAGCATCTGCTGTAGGTGCTGGAACAGCAATGATCGCAGGTATAGGACCAGGGGTAGGGCAAGGATATGCAGCAGGTAAAGCTGTAGAATCTGTAGCTAGACAACCAGAAGCAAAAGGAGACATCATCTCTACAATGGTACTAGGACAAGCGGTAGCGGAATCTACAGGTATCTATTCACTTGTTATTGCTTTGATCCTACTTTATGCTAACCCATTTGTCGGACTATTAGGATAA
- a CDS encoding Gx transporter family protein, translating to MLKNKREGYLIALVLIALYFSLLENLIPKPFPWMKIGLANLATIIALEKFDKKMAFEVVGLRIIIQGLMLGTLFTPGFFVSLTAGTASTVVMVFLYNFRKNLSLMAISSFSAVVHNITQLFVVYFLMFRNIDVYTKSILSFVLLFLALGWLSGMVTGYLGERLNLRRRIRN from the coding sequence GTGTTAAAAAATAAAAGAGAGGGCTATCTGATTGCATTGGTTTTGATAGCTCTTTACTTTTCTCTTCTTGAGAATCTAATACCGAAACCATTTCCTTGGATGAAGATAGGATTAGCAAATCTTGCTACAATCATAGCTCTAGAAAAGTTTGATAAAAAGATGGCATTTGAAGTGGTAGGACTCAGGATAATAATACAAGGGCTGATGCTCGGAACCCTTTTTACTCCAGGTTTTTTTGTAAGCCTGACAGCAGGAACTGCAAGTACCGTAGTAATGGTATTTTTATATAATTTTAGAAAAAATCTTAGTTTGATGGCAATAAGTTCTTTTTCAGCTGTGGTGCATAATATAACACAGCTTTTTGTAGTTTACTTTTTAATGTTTAGAAATATAGATGTTTATACTAAATCCATACTTAGTTTTGTACTACTTTTTCTGGCTCTTGGGTGGCTTTCCGGTATGGTAACGGGATACCTGGGAGAGAGATTAAATTTGAGAAGGAGGATAAGAAATTGA
- the atpF gene encoding F0F1 ATP synthase subunit B — MATQNMPAVSIDINMFWQIINFLILMFFFKKYFQKPISKMLDARKEKIANELKQAETDRKMAAEANEETQGILKAAKAEANEILLRAEKKADERKETILKEANAQREKTIKSAELEVEKMKKQARKELQSEVTALAVSLAEKMINERLDSKLGENLLNDFIEEVGEDR, encoded by the coding sequence TTGGCAACACAAAATATGCCTGCTGTGTCTATTGACATTAATATGTTTTGGCAGATCATAAACTTTTTGATTTTAATGTTTTTCTTTAAAAAATATTTTCAAAAGCCGATCTCCAAGATGTTAGATGCTAGGAAAGAAAAGATAGCTAACGAGTTGAAACAGGCTGAAACAGATAGAAAAATGGCAGCTGAGGCCAATGAGGAAACCCAAGGGATCCTGAAAGCGGCTAAGGCAGAAGCTAATGAAATTCTTTTGAGGGCTGAAAAGAAAGCTGATGAAAGAAAAGAGACTATTTTAAAAGAAGCCAATGCTCAAAGAGAAAAGACTATAAAGTCTGCTGAATTAGAAGTCGAAAAAATGAAAAAACAGGCTAGAAAAGAACTTCAATCAGAAGTTACTGCTTTAGCGGTTAGTCTTGCTGAAAAGATGATTAACGAAAGACTTGATTCTAAATTGGGAGAAAACCTACTCAATGACTTTATTGAAGAGGTAGGCGAAGACAGATGA
- the atpA gene encoding F0F1 ATP synthase subunit alpha, with protein sequence MKIRPEEISSIIKTEIENYKKSLDIKTSGSVVEVGDGIARIYGLSNAKAGELLEFPNGIRGMVLNLEENNVGAVLLGDPTGVKEGDEVRATGEVAAVPAGEGLLGRVVNALGEPIDGKGDIKTERMMTLERKAHGIIARKPVHEPLQTGIKSIDGMVPIGRGQRELIIGDRQTGKTAVALDAIINQKGTGVKCIYVAIGQRRSTVAQIVKKLENAGAMEYTIVVAATASEPAPLQYMAPYCGVSMGEYFMDKGEHVLIVYDDLSKHAVAYREMSLLLKRPPGREAYPGDVFYLHSRLLERAAKLSDDLGAGSITALPIIETQAGDVSAFIPTNVISITDGQIFLDSELFNSGFRPAINAGISVSRVGGSAQIKAMKQVAAKVKLELAQYSELLTFAQFGSDLDKATKAQLERGHRIMEVLKQDQYKPYRVEEQVVSFFMVLNGYVDDTPIEEVRRFEEELITHLKDNTEVLKEILEKKALSDEIEAKLRKAIEDFKKNFS encoded by the coding sequence TTGAAGATCAGACCGGAAGAGATCAGCAGCATAATAAAGACTGAGATCGAAAATTATAAAAAATCTTTAGATATTAAAACTTCAGGTTCTGTCGTAGAAGTAGGAGACGGAATCGCAAGAATATACGGTCTTAGTAATGCAAAAGCCGGAGAACTATTAGAATTCCCTAATGGAATAAGAGGGATGGTATTAAATCTTGAGGAAAACAATGTAGGTGCCGTATTACTAGGAGACCCTACAGGGGTAAAAGAGGGAGACGAGGTAAGAGCCACTGGAGAAGTAGCAGCGGTTCCAGCAGGAGAAGGTCTCTTAGGAAGAGTAGTCAACGCTCTAGGAGAGCCAATTGACGGTAAAGGTGACATAAAAACAGAAAGAATGATGACACTAGAAAGAAAGGCTCATGGAATAATCGCCAGAAAGCCGGTACATGAACCACTTCAAACTGGTATCAAGTCAATAGACGGAATGGTACCAATCGGAAGAGGTCAAAGAGAACTTATCATCGGGGATAGACAGACTGGTAAAACAGCTGTAGCACTTGATGCAATCATAAACCAAAAAGGTACAGGGGTAAAATGTATCTATGTAGCTATAGGTCAGAGAAGATCAACAGTAGCTCAGATAGTAAAAAAACTTGAAAATGCAGGAGCGATGGAATACACAATCGTAGTAGCAGCAACTGCTTCAGAACCAGCTCCACTTCAATACATGGCACCTTACTGCGGTGTATCTATGGGAGAGTACTTCATGGATAAGGGAGAGCACGTATTAATAGTATATGATGACCTTTCTAAACATGCGGTTGCATACAGAGAGATGTCACTTCTACTGAAGAGACCTCCAGGAAGAGAAGCATATCCAGGAGACGTATTCTATCTTCACTCAAGACTTCTTGAGAGAGCGGCAAAACTATCTGATGATCTAGGTGCAGGTTCAATAACGGCACTTCCTATAATTGAAACACAGGCGGGAGACGTATCTGCTTTTATCCCTACCAATGTAATTTCAATTACAGACGGTCAGATATTCCTAGATTCTGAACTATTTAACTCTGGATTCAGACCGGCAATAAATGCAGGTATATCAGTATCAAGAGTTGGAGGATCAGCACAGATAAAGGCTATGAAACAAGTTGCTGCCAAAGTAAAACTAGAATTAGCACAGTACAGTGAACTTTTGACATTTGCACAATTTGGATCAGACCTAGACAAGGCTACAAAAGCTCAGCTTGAAAGAGGGCACAGAATTATGGAGGTCCTAAAGCAGGATCAATATAAGCCTTACAGAGTAGAAGAGCAAGTGGTTTCATTCTTTATGGTTTTAAATGGGTATGTTGATGACACTCCTATTGAAGAAGTAAGAAGATTTGAAGAAGAATTAATAACACATCTGAAAGACAATACAGAAGTACTAAAAGAAATACTAGAGAAAAAAGCTCTTAGTGATGAAATAGAAGCTAAATTAAGAAAAGCCATTGAAGATTTCAAAAAAAACTTTAGTTAA
- the glmM gene encoding phosphoglucosamine mutase, with protein sequence MRKYFGTDGIRGEANKELTVDIALRLGYAIGHYLRKKNPNKKLKVIMGTDTRISGYMLRSALFAGMTSMGVDIDFVGVIPTPGVSYLTRKLSADAGIMISASHNPAKDNGIKIFASNGYKLPDEVELELENLMDRFEEISKECMPGDKVGKFKYADNEYYLYRDYMISTVKGDFSGMKIILDTANGAAYRIARQVFLALGAEIVVINDAPNGTNINVKCGSTHPEILAKVVTGYEADLGLAYDGDADRLMAVDKNGNVIDGDKIIAILAKEMKSKGELNDNRVVTTVMSNMGFENYLDKNGIGLIRANVGDRYVLEKMKVNGLNIGGEQSGHIILLDYNTTGDGVLTSLKLVEALRDSEKSLDEHVVDIRDWPQVLINIKVSNDKKNLWNKNKKIMDIIQKKEEEMSGMGRVLVRTSGTEPIVRVMVEGKNQEMVDSVAIEISEVVKKELS encoded by the coding sequence TTGAGAAAATATTTTGGAACTGACGGGATAAGAGGCGAAGCCAATAAGGAACTAACCGTTGATATAGCTTTGAGACTGGGATACGCCATAGGGCATTATCTTAGAAAAAAAAATCCAAATAAAAAATTAAAGGTTATAATGGGAACTGATACAAGAATTTCAGGATATATGCTGAGATCTGCTCTTTTTGCAGGTATGACCTCTATGGGGGTAGATATAGATTTTGTAGGAGTAATACCTACTCCAGGTGTCTCTTATCTAACCAGAAAACTCTCTGCTGATGCAGGTATAATGATATCAGCATCACATAATCCGGCAAAAGACAACGGTATAAAGATTTTTGCCTCTAACGGGTATAAACTTCCTGACGAAGTAGAACTTGAATTAGAAAATCTTATGGATAGATTCGAAGAGATAAGTAAAGAGTGCATGCCTGGAGACAAGGTAGGGAAATTTAAGTATGCAGACAATGAGTATTATTTATACAGAGACTATATGATATCCACTGTAAAGGGAGATTTTTCAGGGATGAAAATAATCCTAGATACTGCAAACGGAGCTGCCTACCGAATTGCAAGACAAGTATTTCTGGCTCTAGGTGCTGAGATAGTTGTAATAAATGACGCTCCAAACGGGACAAATATAAATGTGAAATGTGGTTCTACACATCCTGAGATACTTGCTAAAGTTGTAACAGGCTATGAAGCTGATCTTGGTCTTGCTTATGACGGAGATGCAGATAGACTTATGGCAGTAGACAAGAACGGGAATGTCATCGACGGTGATAAAATAATAGCGATCCTTGCCAAGGAAATGAAAAGTAAAGGAGAGCTCAATGATAACAGGGTCGTAACAACTGTTATGAGTAACATGGGATTTGAAAACTATCTGGATAAAAATGGAATTGGTCTCATAAGAGCCAATGTAGGGGACAGGTATGTACTGGAAAAAATGAAAGTAAATGGGTTAAATATAGGGGGAGAACAATCTGGTCACATAATTTTATTAGATTATAATACAACTGGAGATGGTGTGCTTACCTCTCTTAAATTAGTAGAAGCTCTGAGAGATAGTGAAAAAAGTCTAGATGAACACGTGGTTGATATTCGTGACTGGCCCCAGGTACTGATAAACATAAAAGTATCAAATGATAAAAAGAACCTTTGGAATAAGAATAAAAAAATTATGGATATTATTCAGAAAAAAGAAGAAGAAATGTCCGGAATGGGACGTGTACTGGTTAGAACATCTGGGACTGAGCCGATAGTGAGAGTGATGGTAGAAGGTAAAAATCAAGAGATGGTAGACTCTGTAGCTATAGAAATTTCTGAGGTAGTAAAAAAGGAACTTTCTTAA
- the atpH gene encoding ATP synthase F1 subunit delta — MIEAQVGKRYAEAIYEMSESNKKVKELYEELNLVMELYKGDKEFKNLVDHPLIKVEEKKEFIGKIFSKFEDFSLNVLFYLVEKKRLSYIKSIVAEYLKIYYTKNQIVDVEAIFAIEPSEEQKTKLIKKLEKKTEKKVNLVVSIDKSIIAGGIIKIGDEIIDGSVRRQLDTVANN; from the coding sequence ATGATAGAAGCGCAAGTAGGGAAAAGATATGCAGAAGCTATTTATGAAATGTCGGAATCTAATAAAAAAGTAAAAGAACTTTACGAGGAACTAAACCTTGTGATGGAGCTTTATAAAGGGGATAAGGAGTTTAAAAACCTTGTGGACCATCCTCTTATTAAAGTAGAAGAAAAAAAAGAATTCATAGGTAAAATCTTTTCTAAATTTGAGGATTTTAGTCTAAATGTTCTTTTCTATCTTGTAGAAAAGAAAAGACTGTCTTACATAAAATCAATTGTTGCAGAATACCTGAAAATCTATTATACAAAAAACCAGATAGTAGACGTAGAAGCTATTTTTGCAATTGAACCTAGTGAAGAACAGAAAACTAAGCTTATCAAAAAACTGGAAAAGAAAACAGAGAAAAAAGTTAACTTGGTAGTTAGCATAGATAAATCCATTATTGCCGGTGGAATCATAAAAATCGGTGATGAAATAATTGACGGAAGCGTTAGAAGACAGCTTGATACAGTTGCTAACAACTAG
- the purB gene encoding adenylosuccinate lyase, with protein sequence MENNVYSNPLVERYGSKEMLENFSPDKKFSTWRKLWIALAEAEKDLGLNITEEQLEEMRANVNNIDYELAKAKEREFRHDVMAHVHTFGTAAPKAMPIIHLGATSAYVGDNTDLIQIKDGLEILKSKMVNVIDSMAKFSIEYKDLPTLGFTHFQPAQLTTVGKRSTLWLQSLLLDFEELEFRAETLRFRGVKGTTGTQASYLELFNGEFEKVKKLDEIVAEKMGFSKSFLVTGQTYDRKVDSEILNLLSNIAQSAHKFTNDLRLLQHLKEIEEPFEKSQIGSSAMAYKRNPMRSERISSLAKFVVAMQQSTAMTAATQWFERTLDDSANKRLSIPQAFLAIDSILLIWQNIMDGLVVYPKMIEKRIMSELPFMATEYIIMEGVKSGGDRQELHERIRVHSMEAAKTVKLEGKENDLIERIIKDDYFNIDKERLLEILDPKNFVGFSSEQTLEFIEKDVNPIIKKYEAMIGIEAELRV encoded by the coding sequence TTGGAAAATAATGTTTATTCAAATCCATTGGTTGAAAGGTACGGATCAAAAGAGATGCTGGAGAATTTTTCTCCTGATAAAAAGTTTTCAACATGGAGAAAGCTTTGGATAGCTCTTGCAGAAGCTGAAAAAGACTTGGGTCTTAACATCACAGAGGAACAACTAGAAGAGATGAGAGCAAATGTAAATAACATCGATTACGAACTTGCAAAGGCAAAAGAGCGTGAGTTCAGACACGACGTAATGGCTCATGTACATACATTTGGTACAGCGGCTCCTAAAGCTATGCCTATAATTCACTTGGGGGCTACAAGTGCTTATGTAGGAGACAACACAGATCTTATTCAAATCAAAGACGGACTTGAAATTCTAAAATCAAAGATGGTAAATGTAATTGACTCAATGGCTAAATTCTCTATTGAGTATAAGGATCTTCCAACACTTGGATTTACACACTTTCAACCAGCTCAGCTTACTACAGTCGGGAAAAGATCAACCTTGTGGCTTCAGAGTCTGCTACTTGACTTTGAAGAGCTTGAATTTAGAGCGGAAACTCTTAGATTCAGAGGTGTAAAAGGTACAACTGGAACTCAGGCAAGTTATTTAGAACTGTTTAATGGTGAATTTGAAAAAGTTAAGAAATTAGATGAAATAGTGGCAGAAAAAATGGGATTCAGTAAAAGTTTCCTAGTAACTGGTCAGACATACGACAGAAAAGTGGACTCAGAGATTCTGAATCTGCTTTCAAATATAGCTCAGTCAGCACATAAATTTACCAACGATCTAAGACTTTTACAGCACCTCAAAGAGATAGAGGAGCCATTTGAAAAAAGTCAAATAGGATCTTCTGCAATGGCCTATAAAAGAAATCCAATGAGAAGTGAAAGAATTTCTTCCCTTGCTAAATTTGTGGTTGCAATGCAACAGAGTACTGCTATGACTGCTGCTACACAGTGGTTTGAAAGAACTCTAGACGACTCAGCAAACAAAAGACTTTCTATACCTCAGGCTTTCCTAGCAATAGATTCAATACTTCTTATCTGGCAAAACATAATGGATGGTCTTGTGGTATATCCTAAGATGATAGAGAAGCGTATCATGTCAGAACTTCCGTTTATGGCAACTGAATATATAATAATGGAAGGTGTAAAAAGTGGAGGAGACAGACAGGAGCTTCACGAAAGAATAAGAGTCCACTCAATGGAAGCAGCAAAAACTGTGAAACTAGAGGGAAAAGAAAACGATCTTATAGAAAGAATTATAAAAGATGACTATTTTAATATAGACAAGGAAAGATTATTAGAAATTTTAGATCCTAAAAATTTTGTTGGATTCTCTTCTGAGCAAACTTTAGAGTTTATTGAAAAAGATGTAAATCCTATTATAAAAAAATACGAGGCAATGATCGGAATCGAAGCGGAGTTAAGAGTTTAG
- a CDS encoding AtpZ/AtpI family protein — translation MKNLYKDIVYYFSLLGYLGFVMVFNILFFIIIYKIIEKYFFSSDLLFITFTLIGIFSGFYNSYKLIMKKK, via the coding sequence ATGAAAAATCTTTATAAGGATATAGTTTACTATTTCTCTTTGCTCGGTTATCTGGGCTTTGTTATGGTTTTCAACATTCTTTTTTTTATAATTATTTATAAGATAATTGAAAAGTATTTTTTTTCAAGTGATTTGTTGTTTATAACCTTTACCCTTATAGGGATATTCAGTGGTTTTTATAACTCGTATAAGCTGATTATGAAAAAAAAATAA
- the atpB gene encoding F0F1 ATP synthase subunit A: MKMLGIVQFETPPLVEGPKIMFYVPLPQSMHDFPFALKMAEGSYGFPVTITIISTWCVMLFLILIFRWASQNLEIMPGKKQAFFETVYAFFDALIGQMLGAWKKKYFTYISTLFLFILISNIVSFFPIPGFSFEGGLLKIAPALRTPTADLNTTVGLALITTYSFMAASFRVSGFFGFFKGLFEPMPLMFPINLAGEFAKPTNISIRLFGNMFAGMVILGLLYKAAPALIPAPMHLYFDLFSGIVQSFVFIMLTMVYIQGSIGDAEYVD, encoded by the coding sequence ATGAAGATGCTTGGAATTGTTCAGTTTGAAACTCCACCACTGGTAGAAGGGCCAAAGATAATGTTTTATGTGCCACTTCCACAGTCGATGCATGATTTTCCTTTTGCTTTAAAAATGGCAGAAGGCAGTTATGGATTTCCTGTAACAATAACAATAATCAGTACATGGTGTGTTATGTTATTCCTTATATTAATTTTTAGATGGGCATCGCAAAATCTAGAAATTATGCCAGGAAAAAAGCAGGCATTTTTTGAAACTGTATATGCATTCTTTGATGCATTGATAGGACAAATGTTAGGTGCTTGGAAGAAAAAATATTTCACTTATATCTCTACATTATTTTTATTTATACTTATTTCAAATATTGTTTCATTTTTTCCAATTCCAGGATTTTCTTTTGAAGGCGGTCTCTTAAAAATTGCACCTGCACTAAGGACACCAACTGCAGATCTTAACACAACAGTGGGTCTGGCTTTAATAACCACCTATAGTTTTATGGCTGCTTCATTTAGAGTATCAGGATTTTTTGGATTTTTTAAAGGTTTGTTTGAACCTATGCCGCTCATGTTTCCCATTAACCTGGCTGGGGAATTTGCAAAGCCGACAAATATTTCAATCAGACTTTTTGGAAATATGTTTGCAGGAATGGTAATACTGGGACTACTTTATAAAGCAGCTCCAGCTTTGATACCGGCACCTATGCATCTATATTTCGACTTATTTAGTGGTATTGTACAGAGTTTCGTATTTATAATGTTAACAATGGTATATATTCAAGGTTCCATTGGAGACGCGGAGTATGTTGATTAA
- the rplS gene encoding 50S ribosomal protein L19, with product MKEKLIQLVEQNYIRTDVPQFKAGDTIVVHYRVKEGEKERIQLFEGVVIRVNGGGVAKTFTVRKVTGGVGVERIIPVNSPMIEKIEVKRIGKVRRSKLYYLRELSGKKARIKEIRK from the coding sequence ATGAAAGAAAAATTAATCCAATTAGTAGAACAAAACTACATTAGAACTGATGTGCCTCAGTTCAAAGCAGGGGACACAATTGTTGTTCACTACAGAGTAAAAGAGGGAGAAAAAGAAAGAATCCAACTTTTTGAAGGTGTAGTAATCAGAGTCAATGGTGGAGGAGTAGCTAAAACTTTTACTGTTAGAAAAGTAACAGGAGGAGTTGGAGTGGAAAGAATTATTCCTGTAAACTCTCCAATGATCGAAAAAATCGAAGTTAAGAGAATCGGTAAAGTAAGAAGATCTAAACTTTACTACTTAAGAGAACTTTCTGGAAAGAAAGCAAGAATCAAAGAAATCAGAAAGTAA
- a CDS encoding ATP synthase subunit I, which translates to MNQEIKKVLKNSIITTIIVLIYGILIRSPIIYIGMFGGCVISCMGFYSICLEAEAAVRNNNPFKVTVTGYLKRYLIYGIYLGLLIKFLGIPTFLGGAIGLLNIKFNIALMAILTVIKKIQSRLKKLK; encoded by the coding sequence ATGAATCAAGAGATAAAAAAAGTTCTTAAAAATTCAATTATCACAACGATAATTGTCCTTATCTATGGAATTTTGATAAGAAGTCCAATTATATATATTGGAATGTTTGGGGGATGTGTAATTTCCTGTATGGGTTTTTACAGTATCTGCCTAGAGGCAGAGGCAGCTGTGAGAAATAATAATCCATTTAAAGTAACAGTTACAGGATATCTAAAAAGATATTTGATATACGGTATTTATTTGGGTCTACTTATAAAATTTTTAGGTATTCCCACTTTTTTAGGCGGGGCTATAGGTCTACTGAACATAAAGTTTAACATTGCACTTATGGCTATTTTAACCGTTATAAAAAAAATACAAAGCAGGTTAAAAAAATTAAAATAA